A genome region from Brassica oleracea var. oleracea cultivar TO1000 chromosome C2, BOL, whole genome shotgun sequence includes the following:
- the LOC106324884 gene encoding uncharacterized protein LOC106324884, translated as MSKEGEPVIGVPYYAGHNPYQAGIVPPNAIYGDPLGAPIQQTIYRDTPAPFNCLYCGNTGLTSIRSKPGVAAVVACMMPFMLGFCFLCPSMDCLWNKQHHCPQCGNKVADFEKSDPCLVMDPPQWKQPSFALPA; from the exons ATGTCGAAGGAGGGAGAACCGGTGATCGGAGTTCCGTACTACGCGGGGCACAACCCGTATCAAGCGGGAATCGTGCCGCCGAACGCAATCTACGGAGATCCGTTGGGTGCTCCGATCCAGCAGACGATTTATCGGGACACTCCCGCTCCTTTCAATTGCCTCTATTGCGGCAACACTGGCCTCACCAGTATCAG ATCAAAACCAGGTGTAGCTGCTGTTGTTGCTTGCATGATGCCATTTATGCTTGGGTTCTGCTTTCTCTGCCCTTCAATGGATTGCCTCTGGAATAAGCAGCATCATTGCCCTCAGTGTGGGAATAAG GTTGCTGACTTTGAGAAATCAGATCCATGCCTTGTGATGGATCCGCCACAGTGGAAGCAACCCAGCTTCGCACTCCCTGCATGA